One segment of Falco rusticolus isolate bFalRus1 chromosome 3, bFalRus1.pri, whole genome shotgun sequence DNA contains the following:
- the LOC119145527 gene encoding arylacetamide deacetylase-like 4, giving the protein MELLLVTFLAVLTVFVAMAFYYEHPTADIPHGISQRRKLYLFHYILNFGFGLGKFLDKVGITSEVHFLRAAMDGVPPLKDKHLFIKDLRFEKVKVRIYQPKMSTTGQRRGILYFHGGVGRFGSIRAYERTCRYFARKSNSVVVSVGYRLAPEYPYPTQSEDCVTATVHFMRTAQEYGVDPSRIIICGDSSGGTLTAAVAQALVNRRDLPKLRAQILIYPFLQCVDFNLPSYQQNKGVPILLKERTLALGLKYLNKDLSVMEAVFKGCHIPEDLQLKYQKWINVDCIPHEFKTRGYKPSTKHPFSEEVYAVVKPMFDTVFSPLLAEDSVIARLPETFILTCEFDVLRDDGLLYKKRLEDHGVKVTWCHLQEGFHGTLFLALYGKVIGFRSGNKGLEKIVHFLRLM; this is encoded by the exons ATGGAACTCCTCCTAGTGACTTTTCTGGCTGTTTTGACTGTCTTTGTGGCAATGGCATTCTATTATGAACACCCCACGGCAGACATCCCTCATGGAATTAGTCAGCGCCGAAAGCTTTACCTTTTTCATTACATCCTGAACTTCGGGTTTGGTCTG GGCAAATTTTTGGACAAAGTAGGTATCACCTCAGAGGTCCATTTCCTCAGGGCTGCAATGGATGGAGTACCACCATTAAAAGACAAACATCTTTTTATCAAGGACTTACGGTTTGAAAAGGTTAAAGTAAGAATTTACCAGCCAAAAATGTCAACCACTGGCCAAAGAAGAGGAATCCTTTATTTTCATGGAGGAGTTGGACGGTTTGGAAGCATAC ggGCCTATGAAAGAACATGCCGCTATTTCGCTAGAAAAAGCAATTCAGTGGTTGTGTCTGTTGG GTATCGCTTAGCTCCCGAGTATCCATATCCAACCCAGTCTGAGGATTGTGTCACTGCCACCGTACACTTTATGAGGACTGCACAGGAATATGGAGTAGACCCTTCCCGCATTATCATCTGTGGAGACAGTAGTGGAGGTAcactcactgctgctgttgcacaaGCACTGGTGAACAGAAGAGATCTCCCAAAGCTGAGAGCACAAATCCTAATATATCCTTTTCTCCAGTGTGTAGACTTCAATTTGCCTTCTTATCAGCAGAATAAGGGAGTCCCCATTTTGTTAAAGGAACGAACCCTTGCTCTTGGTTTGAAGTATCTTAATAAAGACTTGTCTGTCATGGAAGCAGTGTTCAAAGGTTGTCATATTCCAGAAGATTTGCAACTTAAGTATCAGAAATGGATAAACGTTGACTGCATCCCTCATGAGTTTAAAACAAGAGGCTACAAACCAAGTACAAAGCATCCTTTCTCAGAAGAAGTCTATGCAGTGGTCAAGCCTATGTTTGACACTGTTTTTTCACCACTGCTAGCTGAAGACAGTGTTATTGCTCGACTTCCTGAGACTTTCATTTTGACCTGTGAATTTGATGTGCTTAGAGATGATGGACTGCTGTACAAGAAACGATTAGAGGATCATGGTGTAAAAGTGACCTGGTGCCATCTGCAAGAGGGATTCCATGGAACATTATTCTTAGCTCTTTATGGTAAGGTGATAGGATTCCGGTCTGGAAATAAAGGCCTGGAAAAGATAGTACATTTTCTAAGATTGATGTAA